The Aedes aegypti strain LVP_AGWG chromosome 1, AaegL5.0 Primary Assembly, whole genome shotgun sequence sequence CTTTTACTTCTCCATGTGTCTGATAAAAGAGCCAACAGTTTAGCCTGGgagttaatttaaaaaaaacatacgtgcaacaaaagtgatcataaaatgacaaaaaattggTATTGATATCAATCAGAGAGGATGCAAACCAGTTCTTTTCTTTTCCACACGTGGCTTTTGGTCATTCTGCAGAAGCAATACCCCGTTTTTATAGCGAAATTATGGAGAACCTATCAGTggtaattaaaaaaattctttacaTTTTTTGCGTCTATACTGTTTGTTTATGTTCCtcacaaatttaagatttttcatttatccaaaatatattcaacaaaGTAATCTTTGAGGCCTTACATAAAAAACGTCCACAATTTTTAAAGCCATATAAGACTATTAACCCCCAAAATAACTTATTCCATAAGAagtcgtttttttttccaaaatcatgaaaattcatTTTATATGTTCAGATTccatttccacaaaaaaattccGTAGTTTATGAACGGTCCCAAACAACTTTTGCTCTCCCGTAACAAAATTATACATTGGAAATTACTTGAAATCAAGAATTAGTTTTAAAAATACTAAGCACTAGTAGTTTGAACGCTGATTCATAAACTGTGACTGGTGTGTatatttcccacaatttattgatcaagtattttactcaaaattcttAGCCAAATGCGTTTAAATACGCATTTATCTCTCAAAGCTGTGTTTATTGAGTCTGTTAAAGTTGTCTGGGGCTTAATCTctcacaaaaaatctttgaaacaaacttTCAAACGTCGTTTCAAGCTAAGCGTCAATAGCCACACGGCTTACAAAGTTGGCAAAAAATGCAGCCCAAATagctacaaaaataatttagtaatattGTTGGTTCATACCACGATCAAGAGCTTTTTAAGTGAGATAAAAAGGCTTGAAATGGCTGAACACTATGTGTTGCTTAtaagtaaaaatgattctgtgatgttttgtgataagtttgataataattttgtcttcttaaatcagctgattcataaattgtgggtgattcaactgcgtggggttacTGTATAGAGACTATAGTCTATTttaaattatcaaaatgtttttttctggaCAAAGGatccccacatttgtaaatccagcTCACGCCAGCACTGGACGGATAGTCATctaataaaattattcatgtcaCCGGAAAAACAAAAGTTGACCTCCATAATGACACTGACCTATCTTGCCCATCTGGCTCATCTAGTCGCTTCTTACCCTTTCGACGTTTCCCTATTACGGCGTTCCATCTGTAAATTGCTTTTACTTTTTCTAAAGACACTTATGGGGCCCAaataaccgtagcggtaaagGAGCATCTAATTCACCAAGACCAAGATGAGGATCGTAgtttcgaatcccgccggtcgagaatcttttcgtaaaggaaattttctcgatttccttgggcatagagtatttttgggggccttccttagccgaatggttagagtccgcggcttcaaagcaaagccatgctgaaggtgtctgggttcggttcccgatcggtaatggaaatttccttgacttccctgggtataaagTATAATCGTCCCTGTCAAACGATATacaaatacgaaaatggcaactttggcaaagaaagctctcagttaataaatgtggaagtgttcataagatcTCTAAGCAGGGAagaaggctttgtcccagtggagacgtaacgccagaaagaactAAAAGAAAAAGTAGAAGATGTGTTGAAAGTGTTGGTTTTACTGAACTAAgtacaatttattttaaatttaatcaaGGTACAAcatacagcatatgaatttaaAATATAGGGGGACAAGGGGCAAGAGTgacacctctaatttcacgtatttcaaatcatttttttatgtttaatcCAGGATAAGAATAATTTgggtactaattgagggttttgtaaatattacatttaaaaatgtttactACAAAATTGTAATTGGAATTGTAATTACTCAATCCACAcactggcagacaattatccgccaatctagacacgggctgggtgaggacctactaAGCCtgccccgttaacatgtcctataccgtttagcacaccgggatcttccacaagcaggcgacggaattaaagcggtcccacaagcttcagatacattaaatatatattgttcctctggcactaaaccgaatggcgCCCTCCGCTTCACCAGTAGTACTGTTTCCCTGTACGCCAAACACAATATCGAAAGTAGCGCGTTGTATAGCAAATCAGATGATTTATACAGTACACCGCCTCCGACAATATGCCAAATGTACTGGAAAGACAGCGCCAGTAAAAAAGCGGAAGGCGCGCCACTCCGGTTAgtaccagagggactataaatataacgaagaagaaatgaaaagatagtagagttggttcggttgttagattgctgaaacgaaaaaaaaaacagaaacaaaatgttaacatgaaaacggggttttataattgataaatgtatcgatagtttctcatctgttacgtttccttatcgtagcgcATTGGATTGTTTCCATCTTCAGGATGTTCGTCTCCGCACGAGCATTGAGGACCATaatgaaatgagaatataaaaatatgagcattagtgttgatctactaataaattaatttatggCCGCACGGGACTTGATTATAaacaccctatccatttgaagaagcaaatctcaagtactACTCCCTATATCGAAGCTAAAAATTAATCATTacattctatatatgtagtgtacAACCATCTTCAGcctcatcggttcactaaaactcgagactTGCTTCTGCAAAGTCTTGATGATAactgttagagtgagacaaaacatagggaaaataacacggtcacCTTAAAGTGCCTTTCATGTGCTTTCAAGTCCCTgagtaacttgtaaactcctacgCAATCATGTTTTGTCGGCCTATACGTTACCTAACACATATTCTTTATTTAGCAAACTTTTTGGATCCGAGATTTCAAgtgaaaattgagcatgttTAATAAAACAAGCATTCAGTTTTCAGTTGAAGAATGTTATCACTGTTATTTATACCAGCTATACACAAGAATTGACtattgagcggttccacgccgtttcgcaaacccgattatttttgtattttttgaatcgcctgaaaatttgcatacagattctttatgaccaaaaatgccattatgcaccttcagaccgccattttgaacctcgccttatttttcaGAAGGGcatatcggaaaatgcatggcaaatctttaaaaaaactgtaactcgaaaacggtttgtccgatcgatttgagatcttctacaaagttgtaggtattgcttaggactatttggagaaaaatatgcacggtaaaaaaagttacagattattttttatttcaaaaacaaaattttaaaatcgattttctccagaaacgcagttttgatttttttttatttttggatatgttttaggggacaacttatgtgatttattgcacaatgtttcaaaatggaagaattatggacaaaaaagttatgatttttcatcaaCTATAgtgaaattgacaaatttttggGATACATATTATTACTATTACTATTATGAAGGCATAGTGTTGTCGTTTatacattattattttttataattgttttATCATCCTGTTGAAGTAATTTTGAATATGCATAACATGGGAAGGAACAAATattataaaatgtgtactatttAAAGGGGAGCTGTAAAACGTTCCGAAACGggactgacaaaatcgggtcatctaTATCGATTTTGAATCGTTAtgatatcgccgataccgataaatCCCCATAGTGCACAGCCTTTTTTGCACTCTTCAGTTGGGCAATAAACGCTACATAATTAATATGAGTTTCAAGATGTATTTGAATATATGGGCGAATGATACAACTCTTCTTGGGGTCGCGACGCACAGTTTGGAAAACTATGCTTTGACTCATGAATTCcttaatttagaaaaaaaaaatactacagaaaaatattttaaacttgGCGGTTTTTCGAAATAGAAAACCTCCCCTTTTTtgtaaatacagtcaactctcctctactcgatattctgtatgtCGATATTTTCCCTAACTTTGATCCccctgtaagtcgatacctctctaactcgatgctatctgtttcTGTTTCCTATGCAAATATAAGAGTGGTATacttcgatatttccatgaatattttcaaatatcctCCAAATGTTACTTaattttataattataatttgaatttgataaTTATGATTATACTGTTAGTAAAATGAAGGTTGACACcctatttcaaaaattgaaaaatatgtgttctgttctgtatctcgatacctccttaACTCGATAGTCCATCCCATATCGAGTTGGGGAGAGTTGACTGAAATGCTTACACCAAATCCACATCAAAAGTTCCCAGAGTATTCGGATCAATAATCGTTTTATGCGCTTTAAAAGGTACCGTGGGggaagtgggtaatggatttcgtatagttgggattcttcaaagcCTAGAgtctttaaattgaaacaaatgaggtcgtgtatattttaaaaatattattttttagcttgactcccaccaaatataaccagtatgctgaaatttatttttatgtaaaattgaagaaaaaagcacagaaaaagtttttggaaaacgtcttcttacttttcacttgctcaaaagtggggtaagtgaaaagtttatcgttttgaacaataaattcaaaaactaacagttatattcacgagttctattacctttaacatttgttaatgcgtcccaatgaacaataacataagcaacatataaacaaaagaaaattttattcttgttacttgaattttcttttgCTCAGTTacgtttgttgaaatgattcgacaacattataactgcaacatttctaatgttagttcttacatcatgggacagcaattgcatttctgcagGCGagttccggcgcgtattttcttagaagaaaagaaaattttcttgctggtggattatggaagaaaatttcttctcttcgaagaaaatgtgcgccggaattcacctactgcTCTGCAGAATTTACACCGCTTGttatttgttaagaaaatcgtgTAATAACtcaatcaaacggaatccttcaataaagtatttagacATTCCATTCAAATAAGTACATAGACATttcacgagatttccgtgcgttctcttatcttgaaatctttaaatcaacgtcttccttttaatcggctgtccgaagtaaacatattaatatcttaatatttggcaacctttttttagagaagttgcGAAACTTGTATACTTATTGCTACCTAAAGAGAAACcacaaattcaatctcaaatgagaaacttttcacttgccccacgtgagtagaaaattgacggtgtttcaatttagtatttttaggtctatgtcgaattaattctaaaacttttttttattgcagtttaaaactgtcagaagGGACAACTTGAAGTGGTACAGATAATTATGTCCCCCAACTTTTTTCCGCTgaacatattaaaataagattgcacgccgccaacttgttacggagtggtAGTTGATAGGTTTacaatctttcgctctattatgcaataatggctgaataTCTTAGAAATCTCTTGCCTAACCTAATGTGCTCAAtgtcctcaaaggtttacgcatgagtttaaaacgttaattcacatattaagttaaatataccaattattttcacctATCGCATTTACCCACTTGTCCCGTGGTACCTTACTGTTAAATCCCCATAGTGCACAACCTTACTTGCACTCTTATTGTCCCGCTGAACGCTACTCATGTTGATAAATGTGCAAAAAAATTTACTGTTTTTCACATTTACTTCACTATTACGAATATAGCTACtttgtcaaaataatgaaaatttcaaaaattgcaaaatatgtgttctgttcTGTATCTTGATACCTCCTTAACTCGGTGGTccattcaatatcgagttagtgAGAGTTGACTGAAATGCTTATTACCAAATCCACATCAATAGTTCCCAGAGTATTCGGATCAATAATCGTTTTATGCGCCTTTGTCGTATGCAGTCATTCCGATATTTTATTCGCAGATTAATCCTTATCATTACTAGGTACTACTTAAATTAATCAGAAAGTTATAATTATGAACATCTATACTCACTTTCCAGCTCCTTCCAACAGCATTTTTAGTACGTCAATTCCATTAACTTCCCCACTGGAATGCAATTTCAACGCTGAGTTGTTGGTTGCCGTACTCGAAGTACCTTTGGCGCGTTTAGCTTTCCCTCCATGCTTTTTAGCAAGAGTGACCGCCGAGTCTGTACTGCTGCTGCTAAGCGATCCCAAGGCCTTATCGAGCGCGGTCGGGACTCGCCGAAAGTCAAAGTCCTGATCCACCCTCGCCACAATGTTCAACCTTTGCTCTTCACTGGTGACATAGAGGTCCTCCGGTTTGTGGTGAACATTGTGAGCGTCGAAGGCCTTTTTTGTGTAGAACATAGAATCACAGGTGCTACACTTGAGCATATCCTCCGGCATGGCACACCGGTCCTCGTACGAATGGTGGTCCTCGATGTGCTTCAGGAGATTGAACTTAAGCATGTACTCCGAGCCGCACAAATGGCAATAGTATATGGAGATTATCTCGCCAGCTTGATTGAGCCGAACCTTCTTCGACGGATTGGGGATAAAGGGATGAGCCATCAttcgtttttccaaattgtGGGCCGTCTTAACGTGCGAATCCAAAGCGGACTCGGAAATGAAAGCTGTTCCACAAAAGCCGCAAATGAAATCCAGACGGGGTACCTTAAAAACACAAATTTATCTTTAATGATTTTATATTACAAGCTACAAGACGAAAGTTAGCGAAAAGTGGTGCCacaaatagtaataaaaatagttATGAAAATAGTGATAAAATCCGAGTCAACGAAGGTACTGCCATCTGGAAATACAATTACTAGATGCGTGAAGTGTTTAAAATTTTACTAGgtaagcttgagcttgattggccgcccgtggttgctaagTAGCTGGAGTACTGGAGTACTCCAGTATCGTCAGATCAGCTACACTTACGCAAGGAATTAAACAGAAGACtatttgggactaacagacaccctcagagtataagtgctggtgatcttctatttttagacaaCAATGGCGCTTTTCACGTCataatgcagaccaatgagggggaTGAATTGATTATGCATTTAAAAGTgacccacagtagaccggatatacccctgcatatACTTATGCGGGAAGGTATAACGGTAAGGTGATTTTATGGTTtgcttttggttagcagactgcctatgtatcaggcataagaaaaggcgtgctataatgatggaagaatggaagtgtAGGGAAAAAATTCCATGTCCGTCTCTGGATCTAGCAcatgctatgaacgaatagatcaaaagtgatagattaagagtggaagatagaagccaGTGCTgtcaaatgtcaaaattcaattgCTTGTAGCATCAGCAAATATTAGAGTCAATAGGGGCAGTATGGTCCACCTAagcaaaagttcttgaaaagCATAGAAACACAATACAATTTAATCGATCCATAAGCTTAATTTGTAGTTTGAAGTATCTCCTTTCATACCACAGTTGTATTTTGGTAGAAAGATTACTTAGAATTTTTttgggaacatttttgaaaaacactattttgtttgtGACTCTACactatacggggcgaaatggtccCCCCTACGGGGCAATGTGAGCCACCATACtaaatcttattattttaaATGGAAAACCGTTTGCAAGGCTTAACTTAGAAGAAGACAATAATGTATGATAGAGTTTAGTACTAAACTGGGTTGAAGTCTGATTTGAATCATGAAAAGGTATGTTTTGCTGACAGTTTAATAAATCATGGTTCTAAGAGCTTCAGTATTCAAACATAGTCATTCAAATAAGTTTAACCAgttaaaaattctagttttaatTGAAATCACGTGCGATAACAATATTGCAATGAAACTGCTAAAATGACATGCCATTTTTGGTTATCTATTTTTGTGATAAGATAGCTTTGACCGGCTATGACCATATTGCCCCGTTCCTAgatgtttcatataaattatattttattgaaaatttattttagaatctaTACAATTTTGTGCACATAATGCCTATAAATAATGGAAGAACGAACtgctgtgaaaaaaattgaagtcaataaacaaaactttatgcAAAGCTTATTTCTACATccaaaatcttataagattttcgtaGTAGCATCAACATTTCAGATTGTTATCGATATATGAagttcaaaataagttttttgcCTAGTTCTCACGGTGGTGACTAATTGAAGCATACTTTATAAGGTCCTAAGGTTATCGAGATCAAAATCTGTGTTTTAAGCTCAAATGGAAGGTGGCCCATTTTACCCCGTATGACCATACTGCCCCGCCTTCCCCACCAACCGATAGTGATTCGGAAAAACATTGTCCGATGACTTTTTTCCACGAGGaaggatgatattagcaatattcaattgtcaaagtaAGATTTTATCATTATTACTAAATAGTTTTATTAGTGTTACTGGTCGTATTTctaaatatgttttttattattttctccagaaattgattAAGGTATTTGCCCGCGTGTGCCCCAAAAATTTCGTCAGCAGTTCGTTTAGTTGTTTTTTGCGGGCTTTCTAAggaatccctccaagaatttggTTTTAGTTACACAGTTACAGTTTGGCATATCCCCCTAAAAACATACACACACAAGTATTATGTCCACATCTCTGTGAACATACGATCAATAAAAAATCTTTACAGCTCATTTGAAAGGCAATTAGTAATTCTTCGTATGTTGttgtcaaattttatttttgttcagGGGTAAGCGGGACAAGATAAGCAGTAAGCAGTAAGCACCCTTTGTTTGTGACGTTCTTAccaaatttttgttattttaggattctaatgaataacaataaattgaTATGACCACTGAGAATTTTAACTAAAGCATCAACATTACTACGTAAACATTGTCAAAAGTGCATTGTAGTACAAAAATTAAccctttcaaataaaatttagctatttaaaagtgatatttttgttgcgAGAACATACTTTCTTGATCGTATAGTTATAAAACAATCTTTTGTAGACAGtctgaagcatttttttttttgtatggtgttcagttggagctgcctgacagcttaacttgtcaaggctgaacccttggtctggcttttgccaagtttcccctctaccaggaccaatactcagacggactaggcaatggcgcccacatgaacactgcttttttattagtattgtgacgtggtagtttttgaaaagtacccatattcccttgcttctgagaaaaggaagcattgtgaaaatcagcagctccatcagaatttgtttgaaatagtagtgtccttactaatactgtctagtcgaaatggttttgaataatttgtcattcaagtgctgttctgattactcctgtcttttacgtaagattagagtcttaaatgtcaattgtcgtcaagtcttaacaaaattaggctgtttagtaatagttctagttaatttcgttttttgttgttttaagtatgttttcgtcattacgttcatatatccattaagaaaaaagtcgctttccttgtctgttcaacaatttttcgaaactagcaaatgtaccctaatgatcgatctcagcgtgttactttccatagtcatttttatagtgaatattgaaaagtaaagttaccttaggctcctattacagtctcctacaa is a genomic window containing:
- the LOC5566947 gene encoding zinc finger protein 423, coding for MANTAEQTKGKRVASTKCSSLQGISKPKVVPSNSIVLEQNGEKKILKKVKLKAPPKSGKKLPPESNKSNEKNTGTQETAAGKPKFVCTFCKVAFHEQEALKKHFLKHGNQSQIGKNPDQAAGSGRESTIDLIECEWCPETFTQLSRAIEHKYRKHNYESKNYFCTLCGKLFPLKVALDQHQNSIHKHDMKMNVPRLDFICGFCGTAFISESALDSHVKTAHNLEKRMMAHPFIPNPSKKVRLNQAGEIISIYYCHLCGSEYMLKFNLLKHIEDHHSYEDRCAMPEDMLKCSTCDSMFYTKKAFDAHNVHHKPEDLYVTSEEQRLNIVARVDQDFDFRRVPTALDKALGSLSSSSTDSAVTLAKKHGGKAKRAKGTSSTATNNSALKLHSSGEVNGIDVLKMLLEGAGK